A section of the Veillonella criceti genome encodes:
- a CDS encoding alanine racemase — MKKFYDMIETPAMLIDEKITLNNIKMMQELSNRKGVALRPHIKTHRMTYFAKLQMEAGASGIACAKIGEAEVMAKAGIEDIFIANEIVGISKYERLKMLNRKIKTLRIGVDNTFQIDQIEKVFNGEKPLEVLIEYEVGEVRSGIISDEDLLFLAKYVNSKKNVVLKGIFSHEGHTYKASSMEICKEKAEEAYRRTVRAAELIRDEGIPLEIVSVGATPSIMNGAYFEGITEFRLGTYIFFDLGQALAINDFSKCSASVLASVISKPTDSRVVIDAGAKALVSQNRTEGICATNGFGYVKDSNNVRLKGLFDEHGIIENKKFSQEISIGDKIEVIPSHICPTVNLYDKVYLINDGYIVKEIPVDCRGKSQ, encoded by the coding sequence ATGAAAAAGTTTTATGATATGATTGAGACTCCAGCTATGTTAATTGATGAAAAAATCACGCTTAATAATATAAAAATGATGCAAGAGTTATCTAATAGAAAAGGAGTGGCTTTAAGGCCACATATTAAAACACATAGAATGACATATTTTGCTAAATTACAAATGGAGGCGGGTGCTTCTGGGATTGCTTGTGCAAAAATTGGCGAAGCAGAAGTGATGGCAAAAGCTGGTATAGAAGATATATTTATTGCGAATGAAATTGTAGGTATATCTAAGTATGAACGATTAAAAATGTTAAACAGAAAAATAAAAACATTAAGAATTGGTGTTGATAATACATTTCAGATTGATCAAATTGAAAAAGTGTTTAATGGTGAAAAACCTTTGGAAGTTTTAATTGAATATGAAGTTGGAGAGGTAAGAAGTGGTATAATAAGTGATGAAGATTTATTGTTTTTAGCGAAGTATGTTAACTCAAAAAAAAATGTAGTATTAAAAGGGATATTTTCTCATGAAGGTCATACATATAAAGCCTCTAGTATGGAAATTTGTAAAGAAAAAGCAGAAGAAGCATATAGGCGTACAGTTAGAGCAGCTGAATTGATTAGAGATGAGGGAATTCCTCTTGAAATTGTTAGTGTTGGGGCAACTCCGTCTATTATGAATGGTGCATATTTTGAAGGAATTACGGAGTTTCGTTTAGGTACATATATATTTTTTGATTTAGGACAAGCATTGGCAATTAATGATTTTAGTAAATGTTCTGCATCTGTTTTAGCATCTGTTATTTCTAAACCAACTGATAGTCGTGTTGTTATAGATGCTGGTGCTAAGGCACTTGTATCACAAAATCGTACAGAAGGCATTTGTGCAACTAATGGATTTGGTTATGTAAAAGATTCAAATAATGTTAGGTTGAAAGGTCTTTTTGATGAACATGGAATTATTGAAAATAAAAAGTTTAGTCAAGAGATTAGTATAGGAGATAAAATTGAAGTAATACCAAGTCACATTTGTCCGACTGTAAATTTGTATGATAAGGTGTATTTAATCAATGATGGCTATATTGTAAAAGAAATTCCTGTTGATTGTCGTGGGAAATCTCAATAG
- a CDS encoding phosphoethanolamine transferase — MSNQWLQTDIILAIYQTNFSEAKAYLASQSLTAWIGCLILLFLGLLVSIYLVKQLFRLEAFSLSGKSRFWCVGTIVILFLSLGLSNKSIKVSAPYILLQSVKQSVGDYEKFGILRQARENKLKSLTGLTVQEQSKGVYILIIGESESRDHMSLYGYNRETTPWLNEFSKNKDTIVFDNAYSNHTHTVPSLTYALSEKNQYNDISLEDANSIMEISKVAGIKTYWLSNQAKYGAWDTPIAEIASTATTQVWLNGNGGEETTTVYYDDKLIEEVGKLKNIESGLIVIHVMGSHGSYNDRFPASFNKFSGNSEDIDSYDNSILFNDYVLSQIYKEISQNPNYKAMIMMSDHGEDVEGKNSHDSSKFTYPMARIPLIVNFSESYVKEHQHLIDVLKSHKESYWTNDLMYDLLLSILGIQGAPVVNPKFDLSSPQYDRTLDTIRTLHGKMKLTK, encoded by the coding sequence GTGAGTAATCAATGGCTTCAAACTGATATAATCCTGGCTATTTATCAGACTAACTTTTCAGAAGCAAAAGCATATTTAGCAAGCCAAAGTTTAACTGCTTGGATTGGTTGTTTAATCTTATTATTTTTAGGATTACTTGTATCTATTTATTTAGTAAAGCAGTTATTTAGATTAGAGGCATTTAGTTTAAGCGGAAAGTCAAGATTTTGGTGCGTAGGAACTATTGTAATCTTATTTCTTTCTTTGGGTTTAAGCAATAAGTCAATTAAAGTTTCTGCACCTTATATTTTATTGCAATCAGTAAAACAGTCGGTAGGAGATTATGAGAAGTTTGGTATTCTTAGACAGGCTAGGGAGAATAAATTAAAATCATTGACAGGGTTAACTGTTCAAGAGCAGAGTAAGGGAGTTTATATTTTAATTATTGGTGAATCGGAGTCGAGAGACCATATGAGTCTTTATGGTTATAATAGAGAAACAACACCATGGTTGAATGAGTTTTCTAAGAATAAGGATACAATAGTATTTGATAATGCATATTCAAACCATACTCATACTGTTCCAAGTCTTACATATGCACTTAGTGAGAAAAATCAATATAATGATATTTCTTTAGAAGATGCAAACTCAATTATGGAAATTAGTAAGGTTGCAGGAATCAAGACATACTGGTTGAGTAATCAAGCTAAATATGGAGCATGGGATACACCAATTGCAGAGATTGCATCTACAGCAACTACACAGGTGTGGTTGAATGGTAATGGGGGTGAGGAAACAACGACTGTATACTATGATGATAAGTTAATTGAAGAAGTTGGAAAACTAAAAAATATTGAGAGTGGGTTAATTGTTATTCATGTAATGGGGAGTCATGGTTCATATAATGATCGATTTCCTGCTAGTTTTAATAAGTTTTCTGGTAATAGTGAAGATATTGATTCTTATGATAATAGTATATTGTTCAATGACTATGTATTATCTCAAATTTATAAAGAAATCTCTCAAAATCCAAATTATAAGGCTATGATAATGATGTCTGATCATGGAGAAGATGTGGAAGGTAAGAATTCTCATGATAGTAGTAAGTTTACATATCCTATGGCTAGAATACCACTAATAGTTAACTTTTCCGAGTCATATGTAAAGGAACATCAACACTTGATAGATGTATTGAAAAGTCATAAAGAATCATATTGGACAAATGATTTAATGTATGATTTATTATTGTCAATATTGGGAATTCAAGGGGCGCCAGTGGTTAATCCTAAATTTGATTTATCTTCACCGCAATATGATAGAACGCTAGATACGATTCGAACTCTTCATGGTAAAATGAAATTAACTAAATAA
- a CDS encoding LTA synthase family protein: MIFVLMFKNQLVDGLHLVDLAAVLWYGLRLSLKTSGIVLLVSFLLATVIGTISSYWFNNISYRIRQWVAYISTFIFTLLFCIRIPYYSIFNSSFNLMLVNGANDDLSAILDTAIESYGLLWRFPIAILLGVGLAYIAWLFIRKQYKWLNSLIIFNERELKRFFYVKILACFILVVGGAVFLRYGGAFSYSGSINWESASRLHSNLLNEAILDDGQALYRVYSSQNRLKKARTLTATPAELKEMIQLVDGNISETTIDESFKRTIKNSYLKEQPKSVIFILGESYGLWPFLDTFKGPGNYLVQEAESLARSPRGILLEGLAFGAGTMGAVNGYVTGLPDTGLYPNYEKTSYNQIYAMGIGNMMKQLGYKTVFWYGGFGAWQDIRKFTLAQGFDEFHESSSFKNQQGNAWGVPDKVLFQEVESYMQQYKGEKVFHFILTTSNHPPYDIDVKHEGFNLSKVTNHQISELPQDDKRINELGHIWYADHVMGEFVKRTEEHNPDTLFIITGDHSERFTFNKEVDFRTASAIPIILYGKGIDHNWLLPQPYTSALQLIPTIATLVGKSGDVYYSLLPSMFEPTSFVFNYNLWLDKEGYHKLSDGLSNRQKKYVEAIKTIAMWRIIKGNSIE, encoded by the coding sequence TTGATTTTTGTTTTAATGTTCAAAAATCAATTAGTAGATGGTTTACATTTGGTCGATTTAGCCGCTGTGTTATGGTATGGATTGAGACTGAGCCTAAAAACGAGTGGTATTGTTTTATTAGTTAGTTTTTTATTAGCTACTGTTATAGGTACGATATCTTCGTATTGGTTTAATAATATAAGTTATCGTATTAGACAATGGGTTGCTTATATTTCTACATTTATTTTTACACTTTTATTTTGTATTAGGATTCCGTATTATTCAATTTTTAATTCTTCTTTTAATTTAATGTTAGTCAATGGTGCTAATGATGATTTATCAGCGATTTTAGATACTGCGATAGAATCATATGGATTATTGTGGCGATTCCCTATAGCAATTTTATTAGGAGTTGGGTTAGCTTATATTGCATGGCTTTTTATTAGGAAACAATATAAGTGGCTCAATTCTTTAATTATTTTTAATGAAAGGGAATTAAAACGATTTTTTTATGTTAAAATACTTGCTTGTTTTATTTTAGTAGTTGGTGGTGCTGTATTTTTGCGATATGGTGGCGCATTTTCTTATAGTGGGTCAATTAATTGGGAAAGTGCAAGTAGATTACATTCTAATTTATTAAATGAGGCTATTTTAGACGATGGACAAGCTTTGTATCGTGTATATTCCAGTCAGAATCGGTTGAAAAAAGCTAGAACATTAACCGCAACTCCAGCTGAATTAAAAGAGATGATTCAATTGGTTGATGGAAATATCTCAGAAACAACAATTGATGAGTCATTTAAACGAACGATAAAAAACTCATATTTAAAAGAACAACCCAAGTCAGTTATTTTTATTTTAGGAGAATCTTATGGGTTATGGCCATTTTTAGATACTTTTAAAGGACCAGGGAATTACTTAGTTCAAGAAGCAGAGTCGTTAGCAAGGTCACCTAGAGGCATTCTTTTGGAAGGCCTAGCATTTGGTGCTGGTACAATGGGAGCTGTTAATGGCTATGTAACAGGACTACCCGATACAGGTTTATATCCTAATTATGAAAAAACAAGTTATAACCAAATATATGCTATGGGCATTGGTAATATGATGAAACAGTTAGGTTATAAAACTGTATTTTGGTATGGTGGTTTTGGTGCTTGGCAAGATATTCGCAAGTTTACTTTAGCGCAAGGGTTTGATGAATTTCATGAATCGAGCTCTTTTAAAAATCAACAAGGTAATGCATGGGGCGTACCTGATAAGGTGTTATTTCAAGAAGTTGAATCTTATATGCAACAATATAAAGGGGAAAAGGTGTTTCATTTTATTTTAACTACTAGTAATCACCCACCTTATGATATTGATGTTAAGCATGAAGGCTTTAATTTAAGTAAAGTGACTAATCATCAAATATCAGAATTGCCTCAAGATGATAAAAGAATTAATGAACTCGGTCATATTTGGTATGCTGATCATGTAATGGGAGAATTTGTTAAGCGTACAGAAGAGCATAATCCTGATACTTTGTTCATTATTACTGGTGATCATAGTGAACGTTTTACATTTAATAAAGAAGTGGATTTTAGAACAGCATCAGCAATTCCGATAATACTTTATGGTAAGGGAATAGATCATAATTGGTTGTTACCACAACCATATACAAGTGCTTTGCAATTAATTCCTACTATTGCAACATTAGTAGGAAAATCAGGGGATGTTTATTATAGTTTATTGCCTAGTATGTTTGAACCAACATCTTTTGTATTTAATTATAATTTATGGTTAGACAAAGAAGGGTATCATAAATTATCTGATGGTTTATCTAATCGTCAAAAAAAATATGTAGAGGCAATTAAAACGATAGCTATGTGGAGAATTATAAAAGGAAATAGTATAGAGTAA
- a CDS encoding glycosyltransferase family 2 protein has product MLTVVILAKNEELNIVEAIESAKKVSSKVLVIDSGSEDSTVLLAESVGAKVISREWDNNFAAQRNFALEHVDTKWIFYLDADERINDELAKSIKKLVREDKDALYEIERRNSAFGREFKYGVLSSDTVKRLFPTQKAIWQGKVHESVVTDLPTIMIDGYIQHYTYRDFDQYISKMNTYSSIWARDSHKKVSLLKDTIFRPAFAFFKMYILKLGFLEGWLGFILAVNYSVYTLNKYAKLKMK; this is encoded by the coding sequence ATGTTAACAGTAGTAATATTAGCAAAAAACGAAGAATTAAATATAGTTGAAGCCATAGAGAGTGCTAAAAAAGTATCCTCAAAAGTCTTAGTGATTGATTCAGGAAGTGAGGATAGTACAGTTTTATTAGCTGAATCTGTTGGCGCTAAGGTAATTAGTCGTGAGTGGGATAACAATTTTGCAGCACAGCGTAATTTTGCATTAGAACATGTAGATACGAAATGGATATTCTATTTAGATGCAGATGAGAGGATAAATGACGAACTTGCTAAATCAATAAAGAAATTGGTTCGTGAAGATAAAGATGCACTTTATGAAATTGAGCGTAGAAATAGTGCTTTTGGTAGAGAATTTAAGTATGGAGTGTTGTCTTCTGACACAGTAAAACGACTATTTCCCACTCAAAAAGCTATATGGCAAGGAAAAGTTCATGAGTCGGTTGTAACTGATTTACCAACTATAATGATTGATGGATATATTCAGCATTATACGTATAGAGATTTTGATCAGTATATTTCTAAGATGAATACATATTCATCTATTTGGGCAAGAGATAGTCATAAAAAAGTAAGTTTGTTAAAAGATACAATATTTAGACCTGCTTTTGCTTTTTTTAAGATGTATATACTGAAATTAGGTTTTTTAGAAGGTTGGTTAGGATTTATTCTTGCTGTAAATTATAGCGTATATACTCTTAATAAGTATGCAAAGTTGAAGATGAAATAA
- a CDS encoding helix-turn-helix transcriptional regulator, with protein sequence MNEYLKSYFPVADIISNTFGNCCEVVVHDLTSPESSVVYVANGNITNRRIGQSFDHLVRQVLLNKKFKNDSVSNYYFEGPNGSHIKSSSALIREPDGNVVGMICINIATNLFEDLKSFIDTFLSTEKDSIFLQEEEVQPDIMSVIDSIIAKTIGAYDPQGLSRKKSVEIVKFLDEKGIFLVKGAIDKVASLLGVSKVTIYSYLDEAKGKR encoded by the coding sequence ATGAATGAGTATTTAAAAAGTTATTTTCCAGTAGCAGATATTATTTCTAATACCTTTGGCAATTGTTGCGAGGTGGTCGTTCATGATTTAACATCTCCAGAATCATCTGTGGTATATGTGGCAAATGGAAATATAACAAATAGACGTATAGGGCAATCTTTTGACCATTTAGTTCGTCAAGTTTTACTTAATAAAAAATTTAAAAATGATAGTGTATCTAACTATTATTTTGAAGGACCAAATGGAAGTCATATAAAGTCATCATCTGCACTAATTAGAGAGCCGGATGGGAATGTAGTAGGAATGATTTGTATCAATATAGCTACTAATTTATTTGAAGATTTAAAGTCATTTATTGATACTTTTTTATCTACTGAAAAAGATTCTATATTTCTTCAAGAGGAAGAAGTTCAACCTGATATTATGTCTGTAATTGATTCAATTATTGCTAAGACTATTGGGGCCTATGATCCTCAAGGATTGAGTCGAAAAAAGTCAGTTGAGATTGTAAAATTTTTAGATGAGAAAGGAATATTTTTAGTAAAAGGAGCTATTGATAAAGTTGCTTCTTTACTGGGAGTATCTAAAGTCACGATTTATAGCTATTTGGATGAAGCAAAAGGCAAGAGATAA
- a CDS encoding HAD family hydrolase, translating to MKQYTTIIFDCDGTILNTLEDLMDTMNYVLTKHKYPTRSYEEIRSFVGNGLAKLVDRSIPTLTPPISKSEKDTMLQEFKAYYADHCNDKTAPYPGIYELLKALKNDGYKLAVVSNKVQEGVTALNNQYFKEYFTVAIGETTNRKRKPEPDMVLAALEELQSTPEEAIYIGDSEVDLATAKNSGLLPIAVTWGFRDEDVLRELGAEYIVKEPKDILEVLKEINK from the coding sequence ATGAAACAATATACAACTATAATTTTTGATTGTGATGGTACTATTTTAAACACCCTTGAAGATTTAATGGATACTATGAATTATGTCTTAACCAAACATAAGTATCCAACTCGTTCCTATGAAGAAATCCGTAGCTTTGTAGGCAATGGACTCGCTAAGTTAGTAGACCGTAGTATACCTACTTTAACGCCCCCTATTAGTAAATCTGAAAAGGACACTATGCTACAAGAATTTAAAGCCTATTATGCCGATCATTGCAACGATAAAACAGCTCCCTATCCTGGCATTTATGAATTATTAAAGGCATTAAAAAACGACGGCTATAAATTAGCCGTCGTATCAAATAAAGTACAAGAAGGCGTTACGGCACTGAATAATCAGTACTTTAAGGAGTATTTTACCGTTGCTATTGGTGAAACGACCAATCGCAAACGTAAGCCAGAACCAGATATGGTCCTAGCAGCCCTTGAAGAATTACAAAGCACACCCGAAGAAGCTATCTATATTGGCGATTCCGAAGTAGATCTAGCTACTGCTAAGAACTCTGGACTACTTCCTATCGCTGTCACTTGGGGATTTAGAGATGAAGATGTGCTGAGAGAGCTGGGGGCTGAATATATTGTGAAAGAGCCAAAGGATATACTAGAGGTTTTGAAAGAGATTAATAAATAA
- a CDS encoding RidA family protein — protein sequence MNLKKSVIPHYSSFLRVKGGETIYISGQLPIDTETKKPVSKETKDQVRLALKKMEDIIKTQGGDRYHIVKTVAYTDDISNWEDINEVYNEFFGEHKPTRTIVAVKEIHFGVKVEIEGIAVI from the coding sequence ATGAATTTAAAAAAATCAGTCATTCCTCATTATTCTTCATTTCTAAGAGTAAAGGGCGGTGAAACTATTTACATTTCAGGTCAATTACCTATTGATACAGAGACGAAAAAGCCGGTATCAAAAGAAACGAAAGACCAGGTACGTCTTGCATTAAAAAAAATGGAAGACATAATTAAAACTCAAGGAGGAGATCGATATCATATTGTAAAGACAGTAGCATATACTGACGATATATCAAATTGGGAAGATATAAATGAAGTATATAATGAATTTTTTGGTGAACATAAGCCAACGAGAACAATTGTTGCGGTAAAGGAAATTCATTTCGGTGTTAAGGTAGAAATAGAGGGTATTGCAGTTATTTAA
- a CDS encoding sugar-binding domain-containing protein, which produces MSTMELLQPVDNAFRDLFDLRGNWFFAFDKGKDKTYETGVARQMSVPVPAALQDLFVSPEERTYCGTMWYERSVFVPKRWLGSDVFLRFDGIGSRAVVYVNGMEVGRPEGAFVTSTLNVTRQLRYGEDNRIVVKVNNELSAYSLPAGQVITSPKGRRINQPNFSYDVPSGIYGNVTLYTVPTTRLTDVAIQTVELSTEQAVVQYMAHVQGNCLVTATLRDREGRIVATGVGGNAKLVVENPQIWTIGEGYLYTLELEVSRLGKQHDMYALRIGIRTVAIESGNFTLNGTVIRLKGQQFTGNVNQLTVNPIQAKQRLLQVLATGGNCIFSNGQPLSPEILQLADECGVLVVAEMPAAGLQAKDLQQGEANFSKSDIKSRLLDTHKNTIDFLITRDKNHPSIVSWSLLYNPLTMMKDDEAYYKEIAETAIQSDWEHRPLALTVKQPLSQIWTGNLNSYSLLLLSAWSNQWQMDGEVLQSLMYKELVEWQAKQSERALAVLLGPEFSSLNSVGTGNTSMSTSYVANREQSEKVKILLAMLSSMPNVQGQFLQNGVVGLDETIMQSWK; this is translated from the coding sequence ATGAGTACGATGGAATTATTGCAGCCTGTAGACAACGCATTTCGTGACTTGTTTGATTTGCGTGGTAATTGGTTTTTTGCCTTCGATAAAGGGAAGGATAAAACCTATGAAACTGGTGTAGCACGGCAAATGTCGGTGCCAGTTCCGGCGGCGTTGCAGGATTTATTTGTAAGTCCTGAAGAACGTACCTACTGTGGCACGATGTGGTATGAACGTAGTGTATTTGTGCCCAAACGATGGCTAGGATCAGATGTATTTTTACGTTTTGATGGTATTGGTAGTCGGGCTGTCGTATATGTGAATGGTATGGAAGTTGGACGGCCTGAAGGGGCGTTTGTTACCTCTACACTCAATGTAACGCGCCAACTTCGATATGGTGAAGACAATCGCATAGTAGTTAAAGTAAATAATGAATTATCGGCCTATTCATTGCCAGCAGGACAAGTAATTACGTCACCTAAGGGGCGACGTATTAATCAGCCTAATTTTTCATATGATGTACCTAGTGGCATTTATGGCAATGTGACGTTGTATACGGTGCCGACTACACGTTTGACTGATGTGGCTATTCAAACTGTGGAATTGTCTACTGAACAGGCTGTAGTGCAATATATGGCCCATGTGCAAGGCAATTGCTTAGTAACGGCCACTTTGCGTGATCGAGAAGGGCGAATTGTAGCTACTGGTGTTGGGGGCAATGCAAAGCTTGTTGTTGAAAATCCTCAAATTTGGACTATTGGTGAAGGGTATTTATATACACTTGAATTAGAAGTGAGTCGACTTGGTAAACAGCATGATATGTATGCTTTGCGTATTGGCATTCGTACCGTGGCTATTGAGTCAGGTAATTTTACCTTAAATGGAACGGTTATTCGTTTGAAAGGACAGCAGTTTACTGGAAATGTTAATCAATTAACTGTGAATCCAATCCAAGCTAAACAGCGACTTCTTCAAGTGTTAGCGACTGGTGGCAATTGTATTTTTAGCAATGGTCAACCATTGTCTCCTGAAATTTTACAATTGGCTGATGAATGTGGTGTGCTTGTAGTGGCTGAAATGCCAGCAGCTGGTTTGCAGGCTAAAGACTTACAGCAAGGGGAAGCTAATTTCAGTAAAAGTGATATAAAATCTCGACTCTTAGATACTCATAAAAACACGATTGACTTCTTAATTACTCGTGATAAAAACCATCCATCTATCGTTAGTTGGTCTTTGTTATATAATCCATTGACGATGATGAAAGATGATGAAGCCTATTATAAAGAAATTGCTGAAACGGCCATTCAAAGTGACTGGGAACATCGTCCATTAGCTTTAACTGTTAAACAACCATTGAGCCAGATTTGGACTGGTAATTTGAATTCGTACTCTTTATTACTATTAAGTGCTTGGTCAAATCAGTGGCAAATGGATGGGGAAGTATTACAAAGTTTAATGTATAAAGAATTAGTAGAATGGCAAGCTAAACAATCTGAAAGGGCATTGGCTGTTTTGCTAGGTCCAGAATTTTCAAGCTTAAATTCTGTTGGTACTGGCAATACTTCTATGTCAACCTCTTATGTAGCGAATAGAGAACAAAGTGAAAAAGTAAAAATTTTGTTAGCTATGCTAAGTTCTATGCCTAATGTGCAAGGGCAATTTCTGCAAAATGGGGTAGTTGGATTAGACGAAACTATTATGCAAAGTTGGAAGTAG
- a CDS encoding glycosyltransferase family 2 protein, which yields MKKISVIVPVYKVEKYIHECVDSILNQTYKNLEVILVDDGSPDNCGKICDEYAIKDKRVKVIHKKNGGLSDARNAGIEEAKGEVISFIDSDDYIDASMFSNMIEYLEDNDLDMVCADTFIVRGNRKRYKLHYNKNIIYDGIIALNKILSGRIDNSACNKIYKREIIADIRFPIGRKYEDVATIYKYVFNAKRVGYLSQAVYYYRKISTSITGSSFNSQSRYDCFIGYRERLEFAKLHQLDCIHDCELLALETALSTLTVFYALGEHESSERYREVISFIESHLNIKLVDRLRKKHKLLLWSFKNFKPLHKIYAKLSSLSKRI from the coding sequence ATGAAAAAAATATCTGTAATAGTTCCTGTTTATAAAGTAGAAAAATACATACATGAATGTGTTGATTCGATTCTTAATCAAACGTATAAGAATTTAGAAGTAATTTTAGTAGATGATGGTTCACCAGATAATTGTGGCAAAATATGTGATGAATATGCTATTAAGGATAAGCGTGTTAAGGTTATTCATAAGAAAAACGGTGGACTAAGTGATGCTCGTAATGCTGGTATTGAAGAGGCAAAGGGCGAAGTTATAAGTTTCATAGATAGTGATGATTATATAGATGCTAGTATGTTTAGCAATATGATAGAATATCTTGAAGATAATGATTTAGATATGGTTTGTGCCGATACTTTTATTGTAAGAGGAAATAGAAAGCGGTATAAATTACATTATAATAAAAATATCATTTATGATGGAATAATAGCATTAAATAAAATATTAAGCGGAAGAATTGATAATTCTGCTTGTAATAAGATTTATAAGAGGGAAATAATAGCGGATATTAGATTTCCTATTGGTAGGAAATATGAAGATGTAGCAACTATTTATAAGTATGTTTTCAATGCAAAGAGAGTAGGATATCTTTCACAAGCGGTTTATTATTATAGAAAAATAAGTACATCTATTACTGGCTCCTCTTTTAATAGTCAAAGTCGTTATGATTGCTTTATTGGTTATAGGGAACGTTTAGAGTTTGCGAAGTTACATCAATTAGACTGTATTCATGATTGTGAATTATTAGCCTTAGAAACGGCGTTATCGACATTAACAGTTTTTTATGCGCTAGGTGAGCATGAAAGCTCCGAACGTTATAGAGAAGTAATATCTTTTATTGAATCACATTTAAATATTAAACTTGTAGACAGGTTACGTAAAAAGCATAAGTTATTGCTATGGAGCTTTAAAAATTTTAAACCGTTACATAAGATATATGCAAAGTTATCTAGTTTATCAAAAAGGATTTAA